The window ACTTATATTGCAAAAAGGctggaagaggggaaaaaaacatatacaaaatTCAGAACTTGTCTCGTGTTATTGAGGCATCATGACGCAACAGGTCAGTGGATCCTCGTTCCTCGAGTCCTGCTTTCTGAAGATGCCCGTCAGGGTGTGCAGCCCTCTGCGACAGAGACGACACACACTCCCCGCCAGCGAGTTCAGGAACCTCACGCCCCAGGACGCCATCAGTGTGTTTGAGATTGAGAGAGAAGGTAAGTCAAGTTTCTGCACACCGTATACCTAATTTGTTATAACACTATGTATCATCAGATAAGAACTACGACGGactttctgtgtgtatttgataAAAGGGCTTATACTGTATTTTCCACTGTGTCGTTTTTGTGTCCTGTTCAATATCATCTCAGTGCCAGTTTTAacttaaacaaaaacacattttattcatcTCCCCCCAGcatttgtctctgtgtctggagtgtgtccactaaccctggaTGAAGTGCTCAACTTCCTGGGTCAGTGTCCTGAGCTGTCGCTGGGTTGGTTTGAGGAAGGGCAGCTGGTAGCTTTCATCATCGGCTCTGGCTGGGACCAGGAGAGGCTCTCGCAGGTATAAAAATACTTACGAAAAATGTGTAAAGAATACAACGTTGACAGGCCTGGCTTTTTCATCCAAATTACAGATTTTGACAAACTTTCTCCGCTGCATGTACATTTTGTCTCACGGGAGCCCATACTTAATGATTGCCTCTAtgtgctctttttttccagGAGGCGATGACTCAACATGTCCCAGACACCCCcagtgtgcacatgcatgtgctgTCAGTGCATCGTCACTGTCGCCAACAAGGCAAGGGCTCCATCCTCTTGTGGCGCTACTTGCAGTACCTTTGCTGCAGGCCGGGCCTCCGCCGAGCTCTGCTGATTTGCGAGGACTTTCTGGTGCCCTTCTACCTAAAGGCCGGCTTCAAGGAGAAAGGACCGTCGGCCATCTCTGTGTCCAACATGCAATTCCAGGAGATGGAGTACATGCTCGGTGGGCAGGCGTATGCACGGAGGAACAGCGGCTGCTAGTCCATGAGCCCCTATACTCACCTCTAACATGGACTCAGTGCAGAGAAGATCAACACAAGCCAACGCATGGACAGATAGAGGCACAGAGCCAGTATGCACCAGAGGACCGGGTTACTGGACCTCCTAATGTCAGCGTCTCACAGTATTCTGAAGACGGAGAGGATTCAtgcaaaaagagaaacagacatTACATTATTTTCCCTTTGTCACCAATAGCATCTTGGCTTTGTGAGCTTaatgttgtttaatttatttatttattgtcaatttatttgtattagtcTAATCATTTAAAATTCACTTTGTAACGTATTTAACGCAATTCATTGTCAATTTTCCGCAAATACTGAACGCTggacatgtaatgtaaagactCCTCTATTTTTGTAAACCATATGAATCAAAAAGGTGTGATGAATTCAGTGTCATTACTGTAGAAGTTAGTAACTTGAGAACGCACATACTGATCATTGCAGCCACTCAAAACGCTTGGATTGTCATTTGAATATCTGTAGCATCATTTGAATAAACTATAAAAACAATCTTCATTTTTTCAGGTAATTGAGAGGAAGACACAGACCCTTTTCATCTGTAGATTTCTTTTACTGTTGTTTTCAGTTACATGTGAGTAGACAGGTAGCTAAAACACGACCATGTTCAAAACAAATATCACTTATTGAgaagcaataaaacaaatagaagagagaaaacattCGAGTGCTCAGTATACTGTAACAAAAATATGGCAGTAGTTGGTACATTTATTAACAAGGCACCAACGGTAACACTATCAGATTTTTGTCCCTGCTTCTGTATGAGGTTGCCTGAATAATAAAACCTGGAGTGTGAATGTCTCTCAGTACCAGCGCTGGCTTCTTTAATGCCTTCCTCACATGTAAAGGGCAGCTGGGAATTTTGATGAGGTTCAGAAGAAGTGCCATACCTTTGTTTCACTGGACAGTGAAGGAGTGATAATGACTGCCGGTGAACAGGGAGGTGGTTAAAGGAAGTGTTTAAGATGAGTGACATAGGTATTCATACTAacagagtaaaaaaacacaagtacaTTGTCATTGTTCATAGAGAAAGGGACACAGGGGCAGAGTGGAGACAGACTGGCTGAAATCATCTGTTAGTCCACATCTTTTGACCTGATGCCTTCCTGTGGCGCTCACACTTCAGTGGAGGTGAGCGTTGAGGTCGTACTTCTCGCAGAATTTGTCCGTGAAGGGGATGCAGGTTAGCAACTCGCACCATTCACACTTGATCGGGTAGACATAGAAGAGCACCACGAGGCCCGAAAAGAGCCCGACAAACACCAGCAGGAAAACGATGATCTGACAGCGTTTGCGGTACAAGTCCATGCGGCCGAAACTGATGTATGGTAAGATGGCAAAGGACAGAaagaagccagagatgaagccACAAATGTGGGCGAAATTGTCGATCCATGGCAACAGCCCAAAGGCAAAGAGGAAGAGCACCACACAAAGCAGCTTGGTAAAGGCCCTCCAGGGCTGGGCAAGGATCTGCCAGCTCTGAAACAACTCCACGAACAGGCAGGCCAGGATCCCAAACTGAGAGCCGGCTGGGCCAACCTGACACAAAGACAGCAGAGAAGGGGGCGTTAGTCTACAAAAACATGGTCACGAACATTTACTATGTGATTTAAAAGCATAATGTGGTGTTCTTAGTAAACCTGATGAGTTTCTAAATGGGAAATCACATGCCACATCTCTGACTGTGATGTTCCTTGCGCTGATATTTTGTGGGTGTTAAAGCGGTGATCACCTCTGCTCTATAGGGCAAAAAGATGGCTGAAGCTAAGTTGCCAGTGATGCCACTGAGAATGTAAATGATTGAGATGCGCAGCCAGCCCGCCAGCTTCTCCAGGTCCCTCAGGATGGTCATCTGGAAAGCCACCGACACCAGGCAGTGAAGGATCCTGGGAGAACGAAAATGGACACGGTGCTCATATGTGTGCAATGTGACatcggtatgtgtgtgtgtgtgtgcgtgtgtgtgggagaagATAATTCCTCTGTGTAGACGAGGCAAACCACTCAGCAGACAGATGACTTTGCCCATCAACAAAATCAGTTTCTATCTCATTGAAGCTTAATGAGTTTGCGGAGCGAGGGCACTTTGTTTAATTACCCAGGAGACAGATAACAGACAGCATGAGGATGAAGAACCGCTCCTCTTAACAGTGAGGTCAGCTCTTTGTGCTGACGGACTGATGGGTCTGAACGACAGCAAAGTAGTGCATTCAGTCTAAAATGCACAGTGCATAACTGCAATTAAATACGATTTTTCACTAAATCTTACCAAAGTACAGTTTCCATACATTTGTTCTGTTGTGATATGAGTATGAATACACAGAGAGAAGAGCTACTGACAGCTGCAGCCCATTTTATTGGATGTGCACAACACATAGAGTCCTTGAAAACACGGATCTAGACCAGGCTGAGACCAAGTTGACTTGTTTTTGATGCATTAGGCTGATCCTACTTGTACAATTGCACTTCAAgtttctgcttttatttatacTATTGGTTAGAAAGTACATATGtagggtttttcttttttattcatgtttgagGCTGAAAATACCCGCACCAAACAAAATCACTTAAATAAAACTctgaacataaataatataacgATAGCCGAATAAAATGAATCCCATATTCCCCTTTTGTCTATTTCTTTTGCAGGCAGATCTTAGAATAAGCTAAACTACTTGGTGACAGCGTCTGACTCACCCAGCATGGAGGAAGAGTGAGAGCCAGAGCCTGTAAAACTGATCTGGGATCTCAGGGTTGAGGAAAGGCAACAGTCCACACACGTCGTCCATGCAGTGCACCTGAAGAATTAAGTGATGCTCCTCagttatacaaataataataatgagacaATGAAAGATCACAAATAACATACACATGAAGAATGGCTCGAAGTGGTATTACGGAAGTATACAAAACAGTACACCAGATTAAATTAGCAACAGATGCAGCTGAAATTAAGTTTTGCACATtttacatccatccattcatccatccggGGCCGGATCGCGGAGGCAGCAAGCTCCGCAGGGTATTGGAGACATATTGCAGCGGCTCTCTCAATAAATACCTCATCCccatgagaaaataaaatgtctcattTGTGTATACTAAGGAGAGAAATGCTTACTTGAGAGCAGAGAGTAGCCTCCTCATGAAAATAGCCGTTCATGAAGTCACAATATTCCCGGGAAGTGATTTCACACCtcgaagagaaaaaaaaaggcagcaattAATAAATTAGTAAAagtattaatgtttttttttttaaccagtttAAGTCATAAGTTCATCACGGCATCGTCTTAgctctcctcacctcccttTGGTTCCAATGCAGCACGGCCGGCCTGTGATGGTACAGTCTATATGAGGCAGGTTGGTGTGGTTCCCTGTGTTGTACCTGGTACAAATCTAAAAGCCAAagcagtatttattttacttttgtgtAACATCAGTGCCAACATGTGATATCCTTCCCAGTTTCATCAAAATTAAAAGAGATATAACAGACTTATGTATGTTTTATTGACAGGATATTAAAGAGGTATTCTATGATGATGAAAGAAGACTTACAAGAGCAAATATAATTAATTCCCCCAAGCATTTCATTAAGGTCAGATCATATGTGAGTGATCAGCTTTAACTTGTAAGACACCTTCATCTATAATCTTTATGCATATATACCAGACACAAATTTAATGCACTCACTGGCCACTTGCTGATATCATCAAGCCATTCATGAGGTAATACTGAGGCAGGCTCTAGACATATCCTGTAACGAGACAAACACACGTTGTATTCACCCGCCAGCATCACTTATAATGTACAGTGAAAGAACTACGAGTGTATCTCACCTGGGATCCTGATGACACACAGAGCCATACTGTCTGTCTTTACCGCTTTTCAATAACTGGGGAGTGCTGGAATGCCTCGGCCACTTTACCCACACAGCTAGAGTACTCTAGAAAGAAAGCCACAAAAGAAAGGGGTTAGAACTTCCCACAGTGTTTGGCTGTCGTGAAATGTTAAAAAGGGTCAAGGAACACAAATAATAACTGGGCTTGTCTACAGACCGAGCACTCCTCCTCTGAGGTTTGGACGCAGCCGGAGCGATCGTTACGCACGCAGCAGGCAGAGTTGCGTTCGATGGCTCGCTTGTCCCTGATAAGATCGTGCACCTGTTTGTCCTGCCGCATGCACGGAGAGAATTTGGCCCCCAAGTGGATAAGAGCTTCCTAATATGCATAgacaaaagggaagaaaaacaacagcagtatCGTATTTATTAAAAGGACATTTACTCGTGATTATTGCTTGTATTCTTGATGTTCTGGAGAGAGAAGAGTGCTCACCGACCCCGGCCCAATCCAAAAGTTCTCCTGCTGTACAAACTTGACATTTTCATACACACCTTTGTTTCTTAAAACCTGTGTCAGAAGAAATTACGAATCACAAAGAGTGCAATCAATATGAACGGAGTCGCAATGAGATGAAAATATTGTGAAAGTGCGTTAACAAATCATCAGGACTGAGCCGCTACTCACAGAATCAACTGTCTCGTGCTGGGAAAAGCCCACTGGTGCAATACCGTAGATGCATACGGCCAAGATAGTGATGAGCAAATGGACAACGGTGATCCAGTATGTAAAAAAAGGCCTAGAGGAGATAGagtttatgcatttaaaaaagcagctcTCATCATCCATCATTTTCGTCCAGAGAGAAACCGCTTTAAGTCAGATAAGAAGAGGTGCAGTACCTGTGGTCATCCATGTCCTCTATCTGCCTCTTGACGTAGCTGTCAATGCGCTTGCGGTAGGTGCGGTTTGTGAGCTTCCCTACCATGCCCAATCCATAAGGCCTCTTCTCTCGGGCGAAAAGCTTCTTGACAGGCACAACGATGCGCTGGCCACGCCGCTGCCCGGTAACGCTCACCACCTCCTGCCGCAAGGGCACCTTTGGTGGTCCCGGTGTTCCTTCTTTGGCTTTGCGCCACCCTCGCTCCAGAGGTCTGGAAGAGTCAACAGAGGAGACGACACTTCTGGATCATCTGGCTATATTATCAACCAGATCAATAATTACATGTTTTTGTCAGATTGGTTATCAGTAGAGCTGAAAAAACCTTAttaattgttgtgtgtgtgtgtttatatatgtaacatacacatataacatatacatatatatatatttttgggtatttgatatagatatatacatatatgtacgtatatatatgtatatatatatacacatatatatatacacacacatatatatacgtatatatctatatcaaataccccaaaaaaacaattgtttgtTTAAACCAAATCACTTTATATTGTACAATGAATGTTGGTTTGACATGTTGTGCAAATCtggattgttttattatttaaaaaaaatgaattgtgtCAATACTGCCTGAATGCTTACAGCATGAGATGACTTCTCTCCAGCTCCGTCTTATCGAGGGCGCTGCCCGtcagctccagctcctcgtTCTTGCTGCTGGGCTCCGCCTCTTTCATGGCCTCCTCAGACGGCGACTC of the Cyclopterus lumpus isolate fCycLum1 chromosome 8, fCycLum1.pri, whole genome shotgun sequence genome contains:
- the aanat2 gene encoding arylalkylamine N-acetyltransferase 2, translated to MTQQVSGSSFLESCFLKMPVRVCSPLRQRRHTLPASEFRNLTPQDAISVFEIEREAFVSVSGVCPLTLDEVLNFLGQCPELSLGWFEEGQLVAFIIGSGWDQERLSQEAMTQHVPDTPSVHMHVLSVHRHCRQQGKGSILLWRYLQYLCCRPGLRRALLICEDFLVPFYLKAGFKEKGPSAISVSNMQFQEMEYMLGGQAYARRNSGC
- the rhbdf1a gene encoding inactive rhomboid protein 1, giving the protein MAEPRRESTSSLQRKKPPWLRLDIPTAQMSLDEPPTFVQPVKRQGFLRSISMPVETSHLQSPPRDLFDTRRPVLQRQSSITQTIKRGTADWFGVSKDGDATQKWQRKSLRHCSLRYGKLKPQVLREMDLPSQDNISLTSTETPPPLYVPSSQYGMQKIVDPLARGRAFRMVEEVDGYSVPQTPITPGAASLCSFTSSRSGFNRLPRRRKRESVAKMSFRAAAALVKGRSIRESTLKRAQRRSFTPASFMEEDMMDFPDELDTSFFARDILMQEELSTYADEVFESPSEEAMKEAEPSSKNEELELTGSALDKTELERSHLMLPLERGWRKAKEGTPGPPKVPLRQEVVSVTGQRRGQRIVVPVKKLFAREKRPYGLGMVGKLTNRTYRKRIDSYVKRQIEDMDDHRPFFTYWITVVHLLITILAVCIYGIAPVGFSQHETVDSVLRNKGVYENVKFVQQENFWIGPGSEALIHLGAKFSPCMRQDKQVHDLIRDKRAIERNSACCVRNDRSGCVQTSEEECSSTLAVWVKWPRHSSTPQLLKSGKDRQYGSVCHQDPRICLEPASVLPHEWLDDISKWPICTRYNTGNHTNLPHIDCTITGRPCCIGTKGRCEITSREYCDFMNGYFHEEATLCSQVHCMDDVCGLLPFLNPEIPDQFYRLWLSLFLHAGILHCLVSVAFQMTILRDLEKLAGWLRISIIYILSGITGNLASAIFLPYRAEVGPAGSQFGILACLFVELFQSWQILAQPWRAFTKLLCVVLFLFAFGLLPWIDNFAHICGFISGFFLSFAILPYISFGRMDLYRKRCQIIVFLLVFVGLFSGLVVLFYVYPIKCEWCELLTCIPFTDKFCEKYDLNAHLH